A window from Vanessa cardui chromosome 21, ilVanCard2.1, whole genome shotgun sequence encodes these proteins:
- the LOC124539084 gene encoding protein masquerade-like, which produces MKNIVGIAFLILVTAHIGTSQEYQLFNIIKAVGLAYLGSYAQDFFNVGCPGVCLPETISDVCQIVYTNSGCPTSRLCCAFFMHIELNLPNTTESGPLKVSHLTLNFPEDITLKIETSIDDKMTKTENLSSTTYKTTDVLEIGEENSKIKEKNYVQDKDNTSCSGVCVEHHLTNNCEAYFNSTDLCRSGKRCCVNITSFGDSLPSDLIVTSETIRPTEGSPTTVSFLEEIKHEFFISSWILTHS; this is translated from the exons atgaaaaatatagtaggCATCGCTTTCTTGATCCTCGTAACTGCCCATATCGGTACTTCACAggaatatcaattatttaatattattaaagcagTTGGATTAG cTTATCTAGGCAGCTATGCACAAGATTTCTTTAATGTAGGATGTCCTGGAGTTTGTTTACCAGAAACCATATCGGATGTGTGCCAAATAGTGTATACCAATTCGGGATGTCCAACATCGAGGCTGTGCTGTGCGTTTTTTATGCacattgaattaaatt tacCAAATACAACCGAGTCTGGCCCTCTAAAGGTTTCTCACTTAACCTTGAACTTCCCAGAAGACATCACGTTAAAAATAGAAACATCTATcg ATGATAAGATGACAAAAACGGAAAATTTATCTTCTACGACTTATAAAACAACTGATGTGTTGGAAATCGGAGAAGAAAATAGTAAAATCAAAGAGAAAAACTACGTACAAGACAAAG ATAATACATCCTGTTCCGGTGTATGCGTAGAGCATCATCTTACCAATAATTGTGAGGCGTACTTCAATTCCACCGACCTTTGTCGCTCAGGCAAACGGTGTTGCGTCAACATAACCTCGTTTGGGGACAGCTTACCGTCGGACCTCATCGTCACCTCTGAAACTATACGTCCCACTGAAGGATCACCAACGACGGTAAGTTTTTTAGAAGAGATAAAAcatgaattttttatttcatcctGGATTTTAACGCATTCTTAA